CGTTCGGACTGCCGGGCACGGCGTCGAATACATCGAAACCCGCTTCGAGTCGCTCATCGCGGCCGGCGCAGTGGCTGAGCTGATCGCCGAATACGCGCACGACGGCGGCGCCAGCCTTGGGCGGGAACGCGACAGCCTTGGGCGGGAAGGCGGCCTTGCCGCTGTGGACGGCATCGTTGTGGCTGCTTTCGGCGATCCGGGAATGCCCGCACTGAAGGAACTGGTGGACGTACCGGTCATTGGCATCACCGAGGCGGCATTGTGCGCGGCGGCCTTGCAGGGCCACCGTTTCTCGATCATCGCCATCTCGGATCGGATCCAGGCTTGGTACCTGGACTGCGTGGAACGCTTCGGTTTTGCCGGCCGTCTCGCTTCCATCCGCTCCATCAACCAAAGCCTGAACTCGATAGGGTCGGTGCAGGCAGACTTCAAGGAAACCCTGCTGGCGCTCAGCCGGCAGGCCGTCGCTGAGGACGGCGCCGACGTCGTGATCCTTGCGGGTGCGCCGCTCGCAGGGCTTGCCCGGGAGCTCGAAGGACAGATCCCCGTGCCCGTGGTGGACGGCATTTCCGCCGGGATCCGCATGACGGAGGCCGTGGTCGCGTTGAAGTCCGGCGTTCACCGAGGCGGCTCGTTCGCAGCGCCACCGGTCAAACGGCGGCAGGGTCTTTCGGAAAACCTCGACGCTGTCCTGACCGGTGCTCAGTCAGCAGCCCACTCCGCGCACCTCTCCTCCGCGCCGGTTCCGGCGTCGCCCGCCCTCCCGTCCCGCTAAAACTTCCACGAACAAGGAGGACAACGATGTCCCACTTCCCCGATCTCGTCATCGCCAACGGCACCGTCGTCAACAGTTTCGGCAGGCAAGCCGCCCATGTCGTAGTCGACGGCGGACGCATCGTTCAGCTCGTTGACGCTGCCGAAGCCATTCCCGCGGCCGCACGAACCATTGAAGCCTATGGCCAGTTGGTCATCCCCGGCGGCATCGATGGCCACTGCCATGTTGCCCAAGTGACGGGCCGATTCCGCACTTTGGATGACTACCGGACCACGTCAACGGCGGCGCTCTGGGGCGGCACCACCACCATCATCGATTTCGGCATCCCCCGCGATGCACAGGAGACTCCGCTCGAAGCGGTCCTGAACAAGAAGCGCCTCGCCACAGAATCCCGCTGCGATGTTGCCCTGCACGGCGCTGTTGTCACGTGGGATGAGACGGTTCCGTGGCAGCTCGAGCAGCTTGCAGCCGAGGGCGTCAGGTCCGTGAAGATGTACACCACCAATCGCGGCTCAACCATGGCCGATGGTGACACCATCCTGAAGGTCATGCGCGAGATGGTGCGCTTGGATGGCCTCACGTACATCCATGCAGAGCACGATCCCATCATCACCGACTGCACTGAGCAGCACGCCTCGGACGGCCGCATCGGCATCGAGCACCTGCACCGCACGCGGCCCGAGCTTGCCGAAGAGATCTCGGTCAAGGAAACCCTGGCCATGGCTCAGTACACCGGAGCGCCCGTCTATTTTGTCCACCAGTCGACTCCGGGCGCCGTGGACCTCGTGGCCGAAGCCCGCGAGAGCGGCCAGGAGGCGTACTCGGAGACGTGCCCGCACTACCTGACCTTGGACGACACCGTTTATGGTTCCGCGTTCCCGGAATGGTACGCGTGCTGCCCGCCGATGCGCAGTGCCGAAACGGTGGCCGCTTTGAAGGATCGGCTTGCTGCCGGTGCCATCCACGCCGTTTCCTCGGACCATTCCTGCTACGACCTCTCCCAAAAACGCGAGCGCACGGACGATGTCCGCTACATGCCGCACGGCCTCCCCGGCGTGGAAACCCGCATGCCCGTGACGTTCACGGCACTGGTCACCCAGTCGGGCGGCTCTGTGGAGGACTTCGTTGAGGTCTTCTCGGCAGGCCCCGCCAGGATCAATGCAGTCCCGCGAAAGGGCGCGATCGTGGAAGGCTTCGATGCCGACATCGTGATCTTCGATCCCGCCTCACAGCAAACGGTCGACGGCGGTGCGTTGCACATGGGGACCGATTTCTCGCCTTTTGAGGGGAAGACGCTCAGCGGCTGGCCCGCAGTGGTGATCTCCGCGGGACGGGTGGTCCTTGATGAAGCAGGTTTCCACGATCCCGGGCCGGTGGGTCGCTTCGTGCCCCGCAACGGCTTCATGGAACACCGCGACGCCCTCTCCGTTCCCGTCATTCCTTCTGCCGAATCCCTCAGCGCCTAGGAGCAACCATGCCTTCAAACAACCGCCCCATCCGCATCGGCATGATCGTGCCGTCCTCCAACACCTGCCTCGAGCCGCAGACATACCGGATTCTTGGCGACCGCCAGGATGTAACCATCCATTCAACCCGCATCCCCGTCACCCGGATTGCCTTGGACGACTCCTCGGACAAGCAATTCGATTCCTCGGTGATGCGCGCTGCCGCCGAGTTGCTGGCCACGGCGAATGTGGACGTTATTGCATGGAACGGCACCTCCGGATCCTGGCTGGGCGCTTCCCACGACCATGCCTTGGTCCGTGAGATCACCGACGCCACAGGCATACCGGCCACAACGTCCACGCTCGCCTACTTGGACGCGTTCTCGTCCTTTGGCACCGAGCGAATTGGCCTGTTCACGCCTTACACGGCAGACGTGAATGAGGCCGTGATCGGGTCCTATGCCAGGGAAGGGATCAAGACGATCGATCACCGGCACCTTGATCTCACCGATAACGAATCCTTTGGCCGCGTTACTGATGAGGAAATGCTGCCAGGTTCATTGGAGCTGGCTGCAGCTCATCCCGATGCCTTGGTCTATTTGTGCACCAACCTCTATGGAGCCAACATCACAGCAGACGTGGAAGCCCGAACAGGCGTCCCGGTACTCGATTCCGTGGCAGTGACACTCTGGCATGCCCTCAAGCTTGCCGGAGCTCCGCTGCTGGACCCGAAATGGGGGCGGTTGCTGGCTGACGCCGTGCGCTAATCCTCATTATCCTCATCGATGCGTTCGAGCAGCTTGCCGAGCGCATCCCGGATATCGTCATAGTCGTTCTGCGCCGCACGGCTCTCGGCAGAGATGACCGCACATCTGTGGATCTTCTTGAAGTCGCCGAACGGGAATTTGTAGTGGCCCTTTTGGTCATCCGGGTGATCGTCGTCCACACCGAGATACCACTTGGAATACTCCGCCTGGCCGTGCTTCTCCAGGAACTTATTCTCGTCCTGGGTGGACGGGGCATGCTCGCTCCAGTCATCCCGGACGTCCTTGACGATCTTCCCGTCGCTGATCAGGTGCTTCGCGGTATCGAATGCTTTCTTGTTGAGTTTGACGGTCATGGCGCAACCTCGCTTAGATGTGGCGGTTCGGCATGGGTTGGGTAACTCGTACGGTTCAGCTTAGGACGACGGCGGATGGCCGGGAAGGGTGCGAGGCCGGGGCATGCGCCTGAGCTTTGTGCTCAGGTGATGAGCCGTACCCGAAGCCCTGTTCCCGCTTCCTTCATGACAAGCCGACGGTTGGTTGCTCCCTCTTGTTTGAGCCATAAAACGTCGCCGTCAGCGGTCACCGCTTCCACCAGGCCTTGGTCCACGATCTTGTTGCCGCGCCAGATTTGAACGTCCAGGCCAACCAGTGGCCTCCAATCTGTCACCCTCTTGCTTTGTGGTTTGTCGAAGCGGGAATCCGGCGTCGAATCGTTCATATCGTCTTGCAATCGATGACTCCTAGCCATGCATCTTTCCGCAGTCGCCTTTCTGGGCAGACTTCTGTTTAAAAGATGTGGCCTCACCAGTCGGAACGTGACGCGAAATTAGGGGCCGAAATTAGAGGGCCGATCCTCCTAGAGCGCCTTTACTGCGCCCAACACCTTGGTCAGCGAATCCTTTGCGTCGCCGAACAGCAAAGTGGTCTGGGGCTCGTAGAGAAGTTCGTTTTCTATGCCGGCGAATCCAGGACGCATGGAACGTTTGAGGAATACCACCTGCCGGGCGTCAGCTACTTCCAGGATGGGCATTCCGTAAATCGGCGAGCCGGAGGTGGTCTTGGCTGCAGGGTTCACTACGTCGTTGGCACCCACCACCAAAGCAACATCGGCCGTCTTGAACTCCGGGTTGATATCGCTCATTTCCTTCAGCGACTCATACGGCACGTTTGCCTCGGCCAGGAGGACGTTCATGTGCCCGGGCATGCGTCCGGCAACAGGATGGATGGCGAAGTCCACCTCTGTCCCGCGTGCCTCCAAAGCCAAGGCCAACTCAGCGGCCGTGTGCTGGCCTTGCGCCACGGCCAAGCCGTACCCGGGAACGATAATCACGCGCTGGGCGTAGCCAAGGAGCACCGCAACATCCTCCGGGCTGGAGGATCTGACCGGGCGCTCACTAACCGCAGTGGACCCAGCCGTGGAGCCACCCTTGAAGGCACCGAACATGATTCCCGCAACGCTGCGGCCCATCGCGGCGGCCATGGCCCGCGTGAGGATGGTGCCTGACGCTCCAACCAGGGTTCCGGCCACCACCAGGAGTACGTTGCCAAGTACCAATCCGGATGCGGCGACAGCCAATCCAGTGAAGGCGTTGAGCAGCGAGATGACAATCGGCACGTCGGCACCACCCACCGGGAGCACCAGCAGGATGCCGGTCACAAGACCAAGCATCAGCAGCGCAAGCGCGAGCAGCAACGAGCCATTCAGTATCACCACTATCCCTGCGCCCACCGCGGCCAGCAACACCAAGGCCATCAGCACGGGCAGGCCCGGGAACGTCACTGGCCGGGTGGTCACCAGCCCTTGGAGTTTGGCAAACGTAACTCCAGAACCGGCGAAGGAAACGGCCCCGACGAGCAGCGTGAACACAATGGCCAGGCGGACCCACGCATCCCCTGTATGCGAGAGCTCCAGCAAGGCCACGAGCGCGGCAGCGCCGCCGCCCACACCGTTGAACAGGGCAACGAGTTGGGGCATCTGCGTCATCTGAACGCGCCGTGCCACGGGTGCGGCCACTACCGATCCCACAGCTATTGCCCCAACGATCCACGGAACGTTGTCGAGCTTCACCGAGATGAAAACCGTGACCACGGCCAACAAGGCGCCGAACGCTCCAATGAGGTTTCCACGCCGTGCCGTCCGCGGTGAGTTCAGACCTTTGAGCGCCAGGATGAAACAGGCTGCGGCTGCGAGATAGAGGAGCGCTGTCCAGGTGGGATCCAGAAGAGTCACCGGCCGAGCTCCTTACCCGCGTGATCCTCGGATGAAACAATTGACGACGGCGGCCGTTGCCTCCCGCGGAACATCTCCAGCATGCGGTCGGTCACCACGAAGCCGCCCACAAGGTTGGCAGTGGCAAGGACAACAGCCAGCAGGGCGACCGCCAATACCCAGGGATCAGAGGCCTGGCCCGCGACAATGATGGCACCCACGAGGATGATTCCGTGGATCGCATTTGCCCCGGACATGAGGGGTGTGTGGAGGGTGCTGGAAACTTTGGAGACGACCTCGAAGCCCACGAAAACTGCCAGTACGGTGATCGTCAGCAGACTCATGCCATCCATCAATGCGCTCCTTCACTGCCAGGGTTGGCCGCGGTGTGGGCACTGCCAAAGGGGCCGGTCTCACCCGCGAGCGCCGTGAGTGCCTCAGCCGTCGGCGCGTGCCGCACGTCGCCGTCGTGAGTGAGGCAGGTTCCCGCCACAACCTCGTCTTCAAAGTCCGGAGCTACAACTCCGTCCCGGGTCATCAATGCGATCAGGTTGGCCACGTTCTTGGCGAACAAGCGTGAGGCATCGCCGGGCATCGCGGACGCTGGGTCCTTGAGCCCCACCAAGGTCACTTCGCCTTGCCCATCAGCGGTGGGGATGTGGATGTCCTGCCCGGGGATGCTGCCTTCCACGTTTCCGCCGGACTCAGCCGCCAGATCTACTACGACCGATCCCGGGCGCATCCCCTGGACCATTTCGCGGCTCACCAGAAGTGGTGCCCGGCGTCCGGGGACGGCAGCAGTGGTGATGAGGACATCTGCCTGCGCTACGTGCGGGGTGAGGAGCGCACGCTGCAAGGCACCCCTGTCTGCGCTGAGTTCACGGGCGTACCCGCCTGAAGCTTCGGCGGTTTCGAGGTCCAGCTTGATGAAGGTCCCACCCATGGAAGCCACTTCGTCTGCCGAGGCCGGACGGATGTCGTTGGCTGAAACGCGCGCGCCAAGCCTTTTGGCGGTGCCGATCGCTTGGAGCCCGGCCACACCTGCGCCCAGCACCAGGACCCGGGCGGGCGGAATGGTCCCGGCCGCAGTCATGTACAAGGGGAAGAACCGCGGCAGGCGCGTCGCAGCCTCAAGGACGCAGCGGTATCCGGCCACCAAGGCTTGTGAGGTGAGGGCGTCCATGGACTGGGCCCGCGAGATCCGGGGAACCAGTTCCAGTGCAAAGGAGGTGATGCCACCTGCCGCGAGCGCGCGGACGGTTGGCAACTCCGACGACGGCGACCCCAAACCGACGGTGACTGAACCCGGGCGGAGAGCTCCCGCCGTCGACGGTTCCATGGGACGCACGTGGCAGTAAACGTCTACGGATCCGAGATCCAAGGACTGCACAACAGAAGCGCCGGCCTGTCGGTAATCATCGTCGCTGTGTCCGGAGGCAAGCCCCGCTCCGGACTCGATCTCAACATCAAGGCCCAACCCGGTCAATTGCTTGACCGTTTCGGGCGTGGCTGCCACTCTGCGCTCACCATCGAGTGCCTCGCGCGCTACGCCTGCTTTCACCCGCCACCCCTCTTCGGGAACTCTCCGGAACCAGTTGGCATGAGTCTATGGCCGCAAGGGTCCGGACGGGAGTAGGGGGTGCGCTATGTGGACAAGTCCATTAGGGTCGGTGGAAGCTGGGGCAACCAGCGTCCACACCGTCGACGAGCCGGTTCCGGCCGTGCCGTCGGGAAGGAACGCCGCTATGGACACATTCAAAATCGGCTATTTCGTCGGAAGCCTCTCAAGTACCTCGATCAACCGGGTCCTCTCCAAGGCGCTGATCAGCGTGGCGCCGCCGGAATTGGAATTCCATGAAATCGCCATTCGTGACCTCCCCTTGTACAGCTCCGACTATGACTCCGACTTCCCGCCTGCCGGCAGGGAATTGAAGGACGCCATCGCCGCATCGGACGGCATCCTGTTCGTCTCCCCCGAGTACAACCGCTCCATTCCAGGCGCATTGAAGAACGCCATCGACTGGGGATCACGGCCGTGGGGAAGCAACTCCTTCGCACGGAAGCCGACCGGCATTATCGGCGCGTCGCCTGGTGGCATCGGAACCGCGGTGATGCAGTCATCCATGCGCAGCGTCCTCAGCTTCCTCGACGCACCTCAGCTGAATGCGCCGGAGGCTTACATCCGCTTCGTCGCAGACGCGTACGACGACGACGGCTCGGTTAAGGACGAGGGCACGGCAGGGTTGCTGCGCCACTATATGGAGGAATACAGCGCGTTCGTCCAGCGTGTCCTGGCAGCCAACGCTCCGGGCCATATCGGCGATCCGGAGCCTGATTCGGCCAAACTCACGCGCTAACCCTCGGGTGGGGTCGCCCCTTGTCTGGTGGGCGACACCCACCCCATTTTCTTTGTTAGTCAGTATGCTTACTACTATGAGGATTCGCGGACACGCCCTATCCCACAGGAGAAACGATGCTTCGTAGATTAGCCCTGACAACGCTGGCACTGACCCTCTTCACCGGGTCCATGTTGTCCATCGCGGCAGCAGCAAACGCAGCAAACCCGGCCGCCCTCCAAGGTCACGTAGCTGCCACCACCCCCACGCCGTCGGCCTCGCCCAGCAACCCGTCCGGCCCATCAACGGCGACACCCACAAACCCAGCTCCATCGTCCGGCGGGCAAACCACGTCCAACCCGGCAAGCAGCGGACCCGCGAACCCAGGGACCGGAGAGTCCCAACCCCAGGAACAAACCCGGACCGACGTCACGCCGTGGATCCTGGCAGCCGTTGCTGCGATCATCGTCATTGCGCTAATCATCTGGGCGGTTCGCGGACGCGGTCGGAATGAGGAAGTGCGGGACGAGGAACTCTAGACGGCGCCAGGCGCGGCCGTCCGGCTGAGATCAAGCGCGGGAAGCAACTGCGGCCTGCCTCTGTTCCCACAGATACGTGATGAGAAAACAGAGAGTTGGCTGACATGACTGAGTTGCGTGATGGGCACCCTTCCGACCAAACGAGTGGGGAGCAGCCTTCGGACGTGAGGCACGAGACTTTCAGTATCACGCGCGACTTCGATGCGAACCGGGCGGACCTCTTCGCCGTGTTCGCGGATGATCGGTTGCGCCGGCAATGGTTTCGGATGCCAGGAACGGGGTCCGTCTATGATCACGACTTCCGCATTGGCGGCGGTGAGGAAGCGAGCAGCACTTTCGTCATGCTAGACGGGCAGGCCGAGAAACTGCGCAATCGTTCGCGCTACCTCGACATCATTCCCGATCGCCGGATCGTTTTCGTCTATGAAGCGATCGTGGACGATGCAACCCGGTGGGCATCGCTTGTAACAGTGACCTTGGCGGATGCGGAAATGGGAAGAAGCAGGCTGACCTGGACAGAGCAGGTCACGTTCCTCAAGCGAACCGGAGACGGCAGCGCTGACCTGCCTCATCTGCGCACCGGGACGACCCTTCGCCTCAACGGGATACCGGGAGCCCTCAAGACATAGTCTGGCGGTTAGTGTCGGCCGTTTAAAGGGAAGTAGTACGACTGCTACCGGATGCTGCACATCCATTGAGCTTTCGCGTCGGCGCGCGCATGTGCGCCGACAGATCCGCAGTGCCGGACGCCGAAGCCCCCGAGCACCACGAGCTCCGAGGCTTTTGCGTCAATCTGCAGCGTTAGGAACTTTTCCTGCTGCCACGATCCGCGGAGGTTCTCGCCAAGCCGTAGCTTTAGACCAGTGCCGCCCTTCACCGCTGATGGGGGCAGCATTTGGCACACCGCCAGGTTGGCTACTAGGGACTTGAGCTTGGCGACGGTCGAGTTCCCGGCCTTTGCGAGCTCTGCGATCCTGCCCTCTAAATACCGGAC
This genomic stretch from Micrococcaceae bacterium Sec5.1 harbors:
- a CDS encoding aspartate/glutamate racemase family protein, which gives rise to MRLLVINPNISDDVTALIQAEALRSAGPDTELIVRTAGHGVEYIETRFESLIAAGAVAELIAEYAHDGGASLGRERDSLGREGGLAAVDGIVVAAFGDPGMPALKELVDVPVIGITEAALCAAALQGHRFSIIAISDRIQAWYLDCVERFGFAGRLASIRSINQSLNSIGSVQADFKETLLALSRQAVAEDGADVVILAGAPLAGLARELEGQIPVPVVDGISAGIRMTEAVVALKSGVHRGGSFAAPPVKRRQGLSENLDAVLTGAQSAAHSAHLSSAPVPASPALPSR
- a CDS encoding amidohydrolase family protein, whose protein sequence is MSHFPDLVIANGTVVNSFGRQAAHVVVDGGRIVQLVDAAEAIPAAARTIEAYGQLVIPGGIDGHCHVAQVTGRFRTLDDYRTTSTAALWGGTTTIIDFGIPRDAQETPLEAVLNKKRLATESRCDVALHGAVVTWDETVPWQLEQLAAEGVRSVKMYTTNRGSTMADGDTILKVMREMVRLDGLTYIHAEHDPIITDCTEQHASDGRIGIEHLHRTRPELAEEISVKETLAMAQYTGAPVYFVHQSTPGAVDLVAEARESGQEAYSETCPHYLTLDDTVYGSAFPEWYACCPPMRSAETVAALKDRLAAGAIHAVSSDHSCYDLSQKRERTDDVRYMPHGLPGVETRMPVTFTALVTQSGGSVEDFVEVFSAGPARINAVPRKGAIVEGFDADIVIFDPASQQTVDGGALHMGTDFSPFEGKTLSGWPAVVISAGRVVLDEAGFHDPGPVGRFVPRNGFMEHRDALSVPVIPSAESLSA
- a CDS encoding aspartate/glutamate racemase family protein — encoded protein: MPSNNRPIRIGMIVPSSNTCLEPQTYRILGDRQDVTIHSTRIPVTRIALDDSSDKQFDSSVMRAAAELLATANVDVIAWNGTSGSWLGASHDHALVREITDATGIPATTSTLAYLDAFSSFGTERIGLFTPYTADVNEAVIGSYAREGIKTIDHRHLDLTDNESFGRVTDEEMLPGSLELAAAHPDALVYLCTNLYGANITADVEARTGVPVLDSVAVTLWHALKLAGAPLLDPKWGRLLADAVR
- a CDS encoding NAD(P)(+) transhydrogenase (Re/Si-specific) subunit beta, with translation MTLLDPTWTALLYLAAAACFILALKGLNSPRTARRGNLIGAFGALLAVVTVFISVKLDNVPWIVGAIAVGSVVAAPVARRVQMTQMPQLVALFNGVGGGAAALVALLELSHTGDAWVRLAIVFTLLVGAVSFAGSGVTFAKLQGLVTTRPVTFPGLPVLMALVLLAAVGAGIVVILNGSLLLALALLMLGLVTGILLVLPVGGADVPIVISLLNAFTGLAVAASGLVLGNVLLVVAGTLVGASGTILTRAMAAAMGRSVAGIMFGAFKGGSTAGSTAVSERPVRSSSPEDVAVLLGYAQRVIIVPGYGLAVAQGQHTAAELALALEARGTEVDFAIHPVAGRMPGHMNVLLAEANVPYESLKEMSDINPEFKTADVALVVGANDVVNPAAKTTSGSPIYGMPILEVADARQVVFLKRSMRPGFAGIENELLYEPQTTLLFGDAKDSLTKVLGAVKAL
- a CDS encoding NAD(P) transhydrogenase subunit alpha yields the protein MDGMSLLTITVLAVFVGFEVVSKVSSTLHTPLMSGANAIHGIILVGAIIVAGQASDPWVLAVALLAVVLATANLVGGFVVTDRMLEMFRGRQRPPSSIVSSEDHAGKELGR
- a CDS encoding Re/Si-specific NAD(P)(+) transhydrogenase subunit alpha, whose amino-acid sequence is MKAGVAREALDGERRVAATPETVKQLTGLGLDVEIESGAGLASGHSDDDYRQAGASVVQSLDLGSVDVYCHVRPMEPSTAGALRPGSVTVGLGSPSSELPTVRALAAGGITSFALELVPRISRAQSMDALTSQALVAGYRCVLEAATRLPRFFPLYMTAAGTIPPARVLVLGAGVAGLQAIGTAKRLGARVSANDIRPASADEVASMGGTFIKLDLETAEASGGYARELSADRGALQRALLTPHVAQADVLITTAAVPGRRAPLLVSREMVQGMRPGSVVVDLAAESGGNVEGSIPGQDIHIPTADGQGEVTLVGLKDPASAMPGDASRLFAKNVANLIALMTRDGVVAPDFEDEVVAGTCLTHDGDVRHAPTAEALTALAGETGPFGSAHTAANPGSEGAH
- a CDS encoding NADPH-dependent FMN reductase, yielding MDTFKIGYFVGSLSSTSINRVLSKALISVAPPELEFHEIAIRDLPLYSSDYDSDFPPAGRELKDAIAASDGILFVSPEYNRSIPGALKNAIDWGSRPWGSNSFARKPTGIIGASPGGIGTAVMQSSMRSVLSFLDAPQLNAPEAYIRFVADAYDDDGSVKDEGTAGLLRHYMEEYSAFVQRVLAANAPGHIGDPEPDSAKLTR
- a CDS encoding SRPBCC domain-containing protein, whose translation is MRHETFSITRDFDANRADLFAVFADDRLRRQWFRMPGTGSVYDHDFRIGGGEEASSTFVMLDGQAEKLRNRSRYLDIIPDRRIVFVYEAIVDDATRWASLVTVTLADAEMGRSRLTWTEQVTFLKRTGDGSADLPHLRTGTTLRLNGIPGALKT